The Petroclostridium xylanilyticum genome has a segment encoding these proteins:
- a CDS encoding ABC transporter permease — MALKHGEAKINNKTLNKNNAVSISNFKQMYNRYGIFFILIALVVLMSVLSPSFLTVINIMNVVRQISFIAIVGIGVTMVIITTGIDLSSGSVIALASVVSASFAHPNTYPLVVPVLLGLAMGVLCGAVNGSIIAKAKIPPFIVTLGMMTVARGAALLYSNGKPIGNFTNEFIFLGAGKIMGIPVPIIILLFVAIITHIMLNNTKFGRHVYAIGGNEQAAIISGVNVNKVKVLVYTYASFLAALAGIVLTARISSGQPGLGVSYELDAIAAAVIGGTSLSTGGIGTVAGTITGALIIGVINNGMDLLNVSAYWQQIVKGVIIVAAVLLDQIKNK; from the coding sequence ATGGCGCTTAAACATGGGGAAGCAAAAATTAATAACAAAACATTAAATAAAAATAATGCCGTATCAATATCTAATTTCAAGCAAATGTATAACCGTTATGGAATATTTTTTATACTAATTGCATTAGTTGTTCTAATGTCTGTACTTTCTCCATCGTTTTTAACAGTTATAAATATTATGAATGTAGTAAGGCAAATATCTTTTATTGCAATTGTGGGAATTGGTGTTACAATGGTTATTATCACTACCGGAATTGACCTGTCTTCCGGTTCTGTTATTGCATTGGCATCAGTTGTGAGTGCGAGTTTTGCACATCCAAATACGTATCCTCTAGTAGTACCTGTGCTTTTAGGTCTTGCAATGGGAGTGCTCTGTGGTGCTGTTAACGGTTCAATTATCGCAAAGGCAAAAATTCCTCCTTTTATTGTCACTTTAGGTATGATGACTGTCGCAAGAGGAGCTGCACTGTTATATAGTAATGGCAAACCAATCGGAAATTTTACCAATGAATTCATATTCCTTGGTGCCGGAAAAATTATGGGTATACCCGTTCCTATAATTATCCTGCTATTTGTAGCAATAATCACACATATTATGTTAAACAACACAAAATTCGGAAGACATGTCTATGCGATAGGTGGTAATGAACAGGCAGCAATCATATCAGGTGTAAACGTCAATAAAGTTAAGGTTTTAGTATATACTTATGCATCATTTTTAGCAGCTCTTGCAGGAATAGTATTAACCGCTCGTATTAGTTCCGGGCAGCCTGGTTTGGGCGTATCTTATGAACTGGATGCCATTGCAGCAGCTGTAATCGGGGGGACCAGTTTGAGTACAGGAGGAATAGGCACAGTAGCCGGGACAATTACAGGTGCTCTTATTATTGGTGTAATCAACAACGGAATGGATTTATTAAATGTTTCTGCTTACTGGCAGCAGATTGTAAAAGGTGTAATTATTGTAGCTGCTGTTTTATTGGATCAGATAAAAAATAAATAG
- the iolG gene encoding inositol 2-dehydrogenase, which produces MKKNVKVGIIGAGRIGKLHAENIAYHIPEAEIVAIADVYADQIREWAANLGVPMVTNDYKDILNNPDIDAVVICSSTDTHARFTIEAAKAGKHVFCEKPIDLTVEKVKQAIEAVKEAGVKLQIGFNRRFDHNHKRVRDAVLEGKIGAPHIIKITSRDPAPPPIEYVKVSGGLFMDMTIHDFDMARYLSGSEVEEVYASGAVLVDPAIGDAGDIDTAVITLKFKNGAIGVIDNSRKAAYGYDQRLEVFGSKGCMMNFNDTPSSAVLSTVEGVFSEKPKYFFLERYKDSFIAEMKEFFNAILNDTETPVTGIDGLKPVLIALAAKKSMEEGRPVKIEEIEKAF; this is translated from the coding sequence ATGAAAAAAAATGTAAAAGTCGGTATTATAGGTGCTGGAAGAATCGGAAAGCTGCACGCCGAGAATATTGCATATCACATTCCAGAAGCAGAAATTGTAGCTATTGCAGATGTATATGCTGATCAAATCAGGGAATGGGCTGCAAATCTTGGAGTACCGATGGTTACGAATGACTATAAGGATATTTTAAATAATCCTGATATCGATGCTGTTGTAATTTGTTCTTCTACCGATACTCATGCACGATTTACAATAGAAGCAGCTAAAGCTGGTAAGCATGTTTTTTGTGAGAAGCCTATTGATTTAACGGTTGAAAAAGTTAAGCAGGCAATTGAAGCCGTAAAAGAAGCGGGAGTAAAATTGCAAATTGGATTTAACAGGAGATTCGACCATAATCACAAAAGGGTTCGAGATGCAGTATTAGAAGGTAAAATTGGTGCTCCTCATATTATTAAAATCACATCCAGAGATCCTGCTCCGCCACCAATTGAATATGTAAAAGTTTCCGGGGGACTTTTCATGGATATGACCATCCATGATTTTGATATGGCAAGATATTTATCGGGGAGTGAAGTTGAGGAGGTATATGCCAGCGGAGCAGTTCTTGTAGATCCAGCCATTGGTGATGCAGGAGATATTGATACGGCGGTTATAACATTGAAATTTAAGAATGGTGCTATTGGTGTAATTGATAATAGCAGAAAAGCTGCTTATGGCTATGACCAGAGGTTAGAAGTTTTTGGCTCTAAAGGTTGTATGATGAATTTTAATGATACACCATCTTCGGCGGTTTTAAGTACAGTTGAAGGCGTATTTAGTGAAAAGCCTAAATACTTCTTCCTTGAAAGATACAAGGATTCCTTTATTGCAGAAATGAAAGAATTCTTTAATGCAATATTAAATGATACCGAAACGCCTGTTACAGGTATAGATGGTCTAAAGCCTGTCCTTATAGCACTTGCCGCTAAAAAGTCTATGGAAGAAGGAAGACCTGTAAAAATAGAAGAAATAGAAAAAGCATTTTAA